The stretch of DNA ATCAGGCGAACCCTCGTTAACATGTACGACCTTCATCTTATCTCTTTTGTAGGATATACGATGGAAACTCCACCGACTCGCTGCTCAATATCTTGTAGCCACTCAGGCCTTAGCGCAAGCGGAAGTTCAAATTCAACCTTGCGTTGTTTGTATGGGTGATGGAATCGCAGCGCATATGAAACAAGCCGCAAGTCCTGCGCCTGCGCTCCTCCATATAGGGGATCTCCAACGATCGGCAGCCCCTCGGCCGCACAGTGTACCCTGATCTGATGGGTCCGTCCGGTTAACGGCTTGACCTGCAGTAACGCACGGCCCTCTAGGTTGTGATTATAGCTCTTAAGCAGAAGTATCTTGGTATGCGCCAGATCCCCGCCCTCCTCAACAACCCTTCGTAGCACAGCATGTCGCCTATCCCTGCCTAGTGCATGCGTAATGTCGAGCTCCTGCCAAGCTGGAACGCCCCCTACCTCACAGAGGTAATACTTTTCAATGCTGCGTTTCTCGTACGCTTTTTGAAGGTGGCGATTCATACGATCTGAGAGCGAGAATATTAATAATCCGGCAACAGCGGTATCGAGTCGTGAAGGTGTGTGAACCGCTCTTGCAAGGTGCGCTCTTAGGTAGCCAGCTAGATTAAAGCGCTGCTGATCTCGCGCCGCCATCGTGGGCAATCCCGCTGGCTTATATGCGATCCCAAGATCCTCATCCATATAGACGATCATCTCGGGTGAGAACTGAGGATAGAAGCTCTCTGCCTCTGAGAGCGCGAATTTTGGCTCGTAATATTCGAGCTTACACGGCGCCAAGATCGGTGTATCTGGGTGTGCAGGAGCTCCCGCCACATAAATACCACCGAGCGCAAAGCGCTCGCTCCAACTACCTGGATCTATATGCTCAAGTCGCCTAGCCAGCTCCTCAATACAGGTAGCTGCATGCTGATTCTCTGCTGCTACATGCCAGACCCAGTAGCGACTAAAGAAGCTCGATTGTATACGATCTCTCTCGATTTCAGTCATTTATCGCACTTTTAAGCATTTTATGCGCCCCCGTCTAAGCTAACACACATAACGTTACCTGTGGGAGGCGGTCTCTTTAAAGGATTGCTTCAAAAATACCAGAATAGCGTAAACCTCTTGGAGGGCCAGCTTGGTCCTGCAAGGGGTTTATGTCTAAACCTCCTAGTTCGAAGGCGCCATTGAAAAGGAGTTCAGCATGGTGCGAGTTCAGGGCAGTAGGGTGTTGGTTCGTAACGGCATGTATCCCTGGGATAACGAGGAATTTCTCCTCGAAGATCTCTTCTCTTCTGCTGATCGAAAGCTTTCGAGCTTCTCGGTTGCTGGGGTTGAGTTCCAAGGAAATACGGCTGGTCTTTTCGTTGATTTTGGCGAGCATACACTCACCATCAACGGACTGACATTCGAACCGTACCGGAGAACCATGTTACTTACTCGCCAAGGCGATAAGTATCAATGGACTCTCCTGCAGGATTCACGCATTGCTAATTCAGCTGCTGCGTGATCGGATTTAGGGGGCAGTTTTCTGGTGGTTTTTATATTGATTCTCTAAGGTTTTCACCTCAGAGACTGCCCCCACCCTTTAATTTAGATCGGCCTCTTACTTAAAAGATTCGTAAGCTCAAGGGCACGTTGTGCGTTCATAAGAGATAAGATCTGCCCCATGCGCTTCTCTGGCATACGTTCAATTAATGAAAGTGTTACCTGAATATCCAACTGTTCAAGCAGGTGCGCGGCCTCTGGTGGATTCATCGAACCGTACACATTCGCCAACTGTTCTAACTGACCGTTACGTTGCTTGTCCCCCTTATCGCGCTCCCCCTTAAGCCTCTCTGAGATCGCCTTTAGCTCCGTCAAACGACCGGTAAGATCTCTATTACGAGCTGTTGCCTCCAGCTCATGCTGTTCAAGGCGCGCACTCCTCTCCTCAAGCTCAACCCTGCGACTATCGAGAGCCGTAAGAACTTTAACCTCTTCCTTACTCCACTGTGGCCCCCTGGGTGCTGTGATAACGGCAGCTTGCGCAATCTCAACTGTACTGACGCCACTGGCCTCAAAAGCAGAGAGCGTAATCTTTGCACAACAGAGCAGCCCAATCATCGTAACGGCGATCGCCTGTCCCTTCATAGTCCGCGTTTGGGCTGCAGAGGAGTTTCTTAGAGGTGCTAAATCATCAGCAGTTGTGGCATTTAAACTTGACGATCTATGGGTTGCATTGCTCTTAGTGGGCCGAGCTATCTGCCTAGCGGTCGCGCTGTTGGCCTCTGGACGTAGAGCTCCTGAGCGCTCGCCTGTGGTCTTATCACGGGCCTTCATTGTGTTCATGGCCTTGTTGAGGTCATCGTACAACTCTTGTGCCTGTTCCTTAGTTAATCTCTTCTCTGTCATAGAAATACTCTCTATTAATCTCTGCTGCCAATCCCTTGGCCAATCCGTTGTATGGCAAGCTCATCAAGTTGCCTGCCATCTTCTTTGAGCTGCTGCTCCGTGTACTCCTCTCGTCTCTTCTGGCGCAACATCTCAAGCGCCTTAGCCTCCTTACTGGCCTCAATGTAACGCTCCTTGACCTCCTCAACCTGCTTGATAGCAGCAGCAACCCGTTGTTGCTGCTGTTCCATAAGCTGTTTAAGACGGACGCTGTAGTCACCAAACATCACAAGCTCACTAGCAGAATATGTGCCACCCTCTTCTATCTTTATTTTGAGGGATTCCTGCTCTAACCTAGCTAAAACCTGCAACTCATCATCACGTTCATGATTTTTACGGACAAGTTCTTGACGCAACTCGTCACGGAACTGCTCCCTAATATCTAGCACCCGCTGCAACCTAAATGAAAAGCGTCGCATACATTATCCCTGTAGGATCTGCCCCATTGCGAGCCAGCTCTGTTGCAGAGATACCGGTACATCTGTTCCCTGTTTAAGGAATTCCTGAACCCGCTCGATGCGCTGTACAGCCCGATCAACTTTCGGATTCTGCCCAGGTTTATAGGCACCGATAGTGATCAGATCCTCTGTATCCTGATAAGAAGCTATCATCTCACGTATCTCATTCGCCATTTTGCTGACCTCGGGGTCAACGATATCACTCATTACGCGCGAGATACTCTGTAGCACATCGATCGCTGGATAGTGTCCACGCCCAGCTAATCGACGACTGAGAACGATGTGGCCATCCAGGATACCCCGCACGGCATCGGCTACCGGCTCGTTCATATCATCGCCCTCAACGAGCACGGTGTATAATCCGGTAATACTGCCAGCTCCTTCACACGTTCCGGCACGCTCAAGAAGTTTTGGTAACATCGCAAACACCGAAGGGGTGTAGCCACGCGTGCTTGGTGGCTCCCCTGCCGCGAGTCCTACTTCACGTTGCGCCATGGCCAGGCGGGTAACTGAGTCTACCATCAGGTTAACATTCTTTCCCTGGTCCCTAAAGAACTCGGCTATCGCTGTGGCAAGAAACGCCGCACGAATACGCAGCAGCGCTGATTGATTTCCGGTAGCAACTATCACAACCGACCGTGCTAGCCCCTCTGGCCCAAGGTCACGCTCAATAAATTCACGCACCTCTCGACCTCGCTCTCCCACAAGCGCAATCACGTTTACATCACTCCTTGAGTGTTGCGCCACCATGCCCAGCAGGGTGGATTTTCCAACCCCCGAGCCCGCCATAATCCCGATACGTTGCCCCTTTCCTACAGTTAACAATCCATTCATCGCCTTGATACCGAGATCAAGGGGCTCCGTAATACGTACTCGTGACACGGGATTAGGTGGATCCCGATAAAGCGGAACGACCTGCTCCATCAGAGGGAGTTCACGTCCATCAAGGGGATTTCCTAGAGCATCGATGACACGCCCCTGTAGCTGATTCGATACCCGCACATTGCAATTTCCTTCAACCGCGGTAATACAAAATCCTGGCGCTATGCCCTGCGTCTCTCCAAAGGGCATAAGGAGCACCCTATTACTGCGAAAGCCGATCACTTGGGCCTGCACTGACTGCGCACCGTTCTTGATAGTAACGTGAGAACCGACTGGGACCTGCGGTCCGGAGCCCTCTATCAACAACCCTCGAATATCCGTAACCTTGCCCCGCAATTCAAATAGGCTGGAGCGCTGCACTATCTCCCCTGCTCGATCAAAGATAGTATCCATTACCCCTCTCCGCGAGTTACTAATATCTGAGCACGGATCCGCTCCCAGGCCTGCTCAAGATTAAGATCTACCTCGCCCCCTGTCGTAACAACCACACAACCGATATGAATAGAATCGTCGGCTTCAAAGCTCCAGGCTGCATCGCTTTCTGCGCCCAGTGCAGCCGGTTTTATATTTTGAAGAAACTCGAAGTCCCGTGTACCAACACGAATATGCTTAATTTGCGCACTACCTGAAAGAGCTATCGCCTCCTTTACAATCGGAAGGATATAATCAGAGGAGCTCTCAACCACAGAACCGATTAGCTTGCGCGCTATTAATAGCGCCAACTCAGCAGCCTTCTGCTCGGTCGTTGTAAGGCTCTCTGAGATCTGCACACGCATATCATCAAGGGTGGTGCTTAGCCTTGCTTCAAGCGCCTTCAGGTTTTCTTCTGCCTCAGTACGTGCAGAGTTCCTGCCCTCTTCCAATCCGCGCGTATATGACCCCTGAATCAGCGCTGCCTGTTCTGCCAGCTCCCTCTGTTTACGCTGCTCCTCTAGCTGCTCCTCTCTTACTCGCAACTCTAGCTCTCGTGCCGCCGCGTCAACATCCTGCTGTTGACATTGAAACGCATCCACACCCCCCCATTCGGGGCCATTGTTAGCGGGCATAATCCCGCTATAGTCCTCAAACATCGGATCGCGTAAGCGCTGCTTGGTACTCAAGGTCTCGGCCTGCAGTGGGGCGAACCCACTACTCCCTAGCTTCTCCTCATTCAAAACGAGCCAAGTTGTTTGAACATATGGCGTGGGCTCGTACGGTGATATCGTTTCCTCATCGTTCGACCCTCTTTCTGTAGCTTCAGATACTATGTCCACTATTATAGCCTACCGTCATTAATCCAATATCTGATCAGAAGTGCCGCCTGTTGTGGATTCTCCTTCACAAGTCTTGAGCTTTCCGCCATAATCTCTCCTAGCTGTTCAAGATCTATGCTAGAGTCTAGATCATACAGCCCTCCACCTCCTCTACTAGCACCGGAAGCACCCCTTTCTCCGCTCGTCTCTATCCCAGCACTAAGCTTTGATTCGGCCTCTTGAACTCCGCTAGGAAGAAGCCGCGCAAGATTAACTTCAGGCTCGTTACTAGTTGTAAGAAATTTAACCATCGGACGGATAACAACAAAGACAAAGAGCAGTAGCGCCAATATCGGTACCGCCATGGCTCCGAAGCGATAGATCATATTAAGCTGATCTGC from Pseudomonadota bacterium encodes:
- a CDS encoding FliI/YscN family ATPase produces the protein MDTIFDRAGEIVQRSSLFELRGKVTDIRGLLIEGSGPQVPVGSHVTIKNGAQSVQAQVIGFRSNRVLLMPFGETQGIAPGFCITAVEGNCNVRVSNQLQGRVIDALGNPLDGRELPLMEQVVPLYRDPPNPVSRVRITEPLDLGIKAMNGLLTVGKGQRIGIMAGSGVGKSTLLGMVAQHSRSDVNVIALVGERGREVREFIERDLGPEGLARSVVIVATGNQSALLRIRAAFLATAIAEFFRDQGKNVNLMVDSVTRLAMAQREVGLAAGEPPSTRGYTPSVFAMLPKLLERAGTCEGAGSITGLYTVLVEGDDMNEPVADAVRGILDGHIVLSRRLAGRGHYPAIDVLQSISRVMSDIVDPEVSKMANEIREMIASYQDTEDLITIGAYKPGQNPKVDRAVQRIERVQEFLKQGTDVPVSLQQSWLAMGQILQG
- a CDS encoding RluA family pseudouridine synthase: MTEIERDRIQSSFFSRYWVWHVAAENQHAATCIEELARRLEHIDPGSWSERFALGGIYVAGAPAHPDTPILAPCKLEYYEPKFALSEAESFYPQFSPEMIVYMDEDLGIAYKPAGLPTMAARDQQRFNLAGYLRAHLARAVHTPSRLDTAVAGLLIFSLSDRMNRHLQKAYEKRSIEKYYLCEVGGVPAWQELDITHALGRDRRHAVLRRVVEEGGDLAHTKILLLKSYNHNLEGRALLQVKPLTGRTHQIRVHCAAEGLPIVGDPLYGGAQAQDLRLVSYALRFHHPYKQRKVEFELPLALRPEWLQDIEQRVGGVSIVYPTKEIR
- the fliJ gene encoding flagellar export protein FliJ, which codes for MRRFSFRLQRVLDIREQFRDELRQELVRKNHERDDELQVLARLEQESLKIKIEEGGTYSASELVMFGDYSVRLKQLMEQQQQRVAAAIKQVEEVKERYIEASKEAKALEMLRQKRREEYTEQQLKEDGRQLDELAIQRIGQGIGSRD
- a CDS encoding FliH/SctL family protein codes for the protein MDIVSEATERGSNDEETISPYEPTPYVQTTWLVLNEEKLGSSGFAPLQAETLSTKQRLRDPMFEDYSGIMPANNGPEWGGVDAFQCQQQDVDAAARELELRVREEQLEEQRKQRELAEQAALIQGSYTRGLEEGRNSARTEAEENLKALEARLSTTLDDMRVQISESLTTTEQKAAELALLIARKLIGSVVESSSDYILPIVKEAIALSGSAQIKHIRVGTRDFEFLQNIKPAALGAESDAAWSFEADDSIHIGCVVVTTGGEVDLNLEQAWERIRAQILVTRGEG